TCTCTGATGGGATAGTCTTTAACCTGACCCAGTCACCCATACCATACACACAGAAACACAATCCCACATCAACAAGgaaagtttttaataaaaatatccaaatactCCCAGGAAGAACTActacattaaattaaattgaattggCCCATAAGTGATTAACTAGTCAgagtttatttcttttagaatagATGGGAAGATTTTCCTCTAATACCCCAGAGGTTTCCATGGCCACAGTGGGAAAAAAGTTGTGCTTTATTTGTGAAGAGCACCtagaaatgaaatatcagaagAGGAGTTCTTGACATTAAAGGCATACATTATCACCCAATGCTTTATCCAGACCTACCACTAGCCTCAAGGAAGGTGTAGCTCAATCAGAAAATTGCTGCATGAAAGTAACACAATCATTCTCTTGACAAGAGTCAAGTGCCTGGACACAGAAGTTTCTGGAAAAATGGAAACCAAGGCACAAGGATTAGACTGGATCATGTGATGTGTGACATGTGAAATAAGAAGAAACTGGAATAACAATGTCTCCAtgatgcagaaaataaatgagaagttaTTATAGGCACTAACGGTACAAAATTCCATCCTATACTTCACAGGAACTTATGACTGTGCTAATTTTTTTGGCATTTCAGAGTCACATACTTCACTTTGTTGCATGAGTTAAATGATGTAAAGAATATTCTGTATATGTGAGAACTGTGTatgcactgaaataaaaaaagagcctATATCTATGAATTCAATTGTTAGCTTTTATCTAGATCTTATTTTCTACCTGACATAttgctaagaaaaagaaagaaacaaaacatacaTAAAAGAGACCTAGTACATAATACATGACTCAGTCAAATTGGTGAAATACACTTCATAAAGAAGAAACTCTAGCGCATAATTTGAAGCAGGGTAAAATTGCATATAATTAGCAATTAaagaacagaggagtaaaaatgaaataatttttgtgttttgatGGCTTTGCAAAATAATGTTGTGTAATGAAACAGTTGAAGAAATGCGAATCATAGGTAAGACATGGAAGAGAGTAAGAGGCATCTTTACCAATGGAGAGAACATAAATAAATCCAGATGTGTGAGAGATTGTAAAGAACAATTTAAGAATATAGAGATGTCCAATGTAAGGGTTAAACCATCCtagcaaaggaaaacaaataaaaaaggggTAATAGGAAATTACTTTAACATTAATTTCTATGATACCACATACCATGATAAAATATCACAAGTCTTAGCCCCCACAGTCTTACAACAACTTTGTAGAACATGTTACCAAAACTGAGTGAATTGCCAAATAAATATTGGCAGTCAGTATTTGAACAAAATCTCCTTGAATGGACAGCCTATTATTGTGTTAAACCACACTTTCTACCAATGAGGTGGGTTCTAAGATTGCTAGCCTACTATATTGGAAGAAAGTATGGTTCCCAATTTGGGAAGAATTCTGATTGACATGTGAGAAGCCTCAATTGTAACCCAAGGAGATTAGTTTTCATATGAAATTTTGGATTGGAGAGAAGCATGATAAACATTGTGCTTTAGaaattatttctgctttctttaaatCCAAATGGTGACATCAGTAGCTAGTTGGGCCCTTTCAAGTGAGATTGCTATTTGAATGGAATTTGATACTTTGGCTCATGTAAATTCAATGGTCATCTAGTACAACTAGCAGAAAAAGGTTAAATTTTTTGCACAATGTTTCTCATGATAACTATATGGAGAATAAAAAGCTAAGCTTGTAAGTGCAATGAATATCAGTTTATTTACTTTAATTCTGAATGTGCCATACGAGACCACTCTTTCCACATGGCAAATTTCATCTCCACATTTCTCAGAGAATAAATGACAGGATTTAACATGGGGGAAATTACACTGTAAGACACAGAGATTTCCATGTCCTTGTTCTCACTGCCAGTAGGTGGAGCATAGATATAGATACAGGGCACAAAAAACAGAACTGCAACCATTATGTGAGAGCTACAAGTTGGAAGAGCTTCGCGTTGCCCTGCAGAGGAGTGAGTCCTAAGATTGTACAGAATGTTTATGTAAGAAGCCACCAGGACAAGAAAAACTACAACCAACACAATCCCTGAATTGACAATAGCTAAGATATTAACAACATGGATATTTTTGCAGACCAGTTTCAAAAGAGGCTTCACATCACACATGTAGTGGTTGATCTGATTAGGGCCACAGAAAGGTACACTGAGGATCATGAGCAGTAGAGCAATTGAGTGCCAAAGACCCAAGCCCCAGACCACAATGATCAGTGTGTTACACCTCTGCCTGTTCATGATGACCGTGTAGTGCAGGGGCTTGACAATGGCTACATAGCAGTCAAAAGCCATGGACACCAAGATGAATATTTCCACACCCGCCAGCAAGTGGACACTGAAGAGCTGGGTCATACAAGCACTGTAGGAAATGTTTTTTTGCTCTGCAGCTAAGTCTATGATTAGTCGGGGAACCACAGTGGAGGTGAAGGAGAGGTCCATGAGGGAGAGGTGGCAGAGAAAGTAGTACATGGGTTTCTCAATTAGATGGCTGCAGGTGATTGTGAGTAAGATGATGAAATTCCCCATTAAGACAGCCAAGTAAGAGAGCATGAACAAGAGACAGAACAGTAGCTCTGTTTGCTTATCTTCCCACAGCCCCAAGAAGACAAATTCAGTGACATTGTTCTTGTCAGAGTACAgacaagaaatttattttatctgaaataaTGCAGAGAGCAAAGATAAATGTTAATAGCCCTTTAAACATTGTAGATTGATAAATTGAGACATGGCACAAGTCATAGTGGTTTTATTAGTGGTTTAATCTTATAAAAACTTTGTTGATTAGGGTATTATTTACATGCCAAATTGTATTTATTGGGAGCATATTTTATTCTTGGCACTTTTACAGATAATTTACATGCATATAACTTCTGTAACAATGTAATGAATAAGTAGTTACCTTTCTTAAATTCATTTTACATGTGAAAAAGTAGAGGCAAGTAAAGTTCAATTAATTATACCAAATCTTTAAGATATTAAGCAGAAGACCTCAGTAATGAACCTCTACTAGATGCAAGCTCCTGTGCTCATGAAAACTGCTTTAAATTATCCACAAGCCTAAGATATTCCAGATGTTTTCCATCTCTGTAAAGAAAAGTGATCTTTATCTATCTTTGCCACTAACTCCTCATAGGCATTTAAGCAATTCCCTCCCCTTCGTTATGCTGCATACAATTCATTTCCACATTCCCAAACTCAGGGTAAAACTCAATATGACAGTtaaattcattatatattctttgaaatttgaaaaaaattcaagacttttagtcctataaaagaagttgCTAAGATGGTGGCTTGGTAAGctgtgtgcgttttagtttgtcctccagagaaaCTATTaagtgaccagaaacagtacagaacagctcctagagCCACagcagagaccggacacacagcataccccagtctggatcagctggaccagctgcgagtctctgCAATGGTGAGTTTCCTGAGCAGCGTGagcttccccaagccgcggcagccggcagCCGGCATCCCTCcctcacaggtggcttcccagactggctgcgagtctcagactggcgagttccccaagctgagGCGGGAGGCAGCTGGCACCTCTCCCCAATGGGCGGCTTCCCGGACAAGTTGCAGGTCTCCGGAACAGCTGCGAGTCTCAGAAcggcgagttccccaagctgcagcagccagaaactggcacccctcccctataggtcgcttcccagagggaaaggaaagagtctccaacagtagcagggactgagtccaaccaaacactgGTGGTGGCATTGATgggcaaattctgactactagggGTGggcccccagttcaggtgaaACTGATCGGGGCGGAGGTCACCTGTTGGACTgactgaaagagaggaaaggggatgaaacggatCCTTCTAtggctgtttctgtggaggcttggttgcctctggacccAGCGCTGGGATTGCACAGGTAGAAACTGCCCCAAACGCACAAGCAGGCTGCTTTCGGGGCTGTCTGCCAACTGgcccttccccacaggaggggtgaggtgcaactcaggtggagtccctctctcaaggaattcagatcccagggcttcgcaatttgaagccattaaaaccagcctacaacctttcctctgtctccaccaagcctccagcagggagagccttccaaagttaaaggagccacaacatattttgctggtgggaccggcagacagacaagcaccacatactgggcaggataagaaaaacagagcccagagaattcacaggaaagtctttcaacctgctgggtctcacactcaggaaaaactgacacaggtgaggACAGCTTAGTCCAAggaaacctggctggagtctgtaatacctatgtagaccctcctaagggtagggagggaaaaggcaccttacaagcagttcaagaaacaagaatataagaactgaaaatttaccctctgttaaacaaaacttaagctagaggcccagaaaaagctgaactgaaggtcaacgaacagacagacaacaaactcatctagcaagaaaaccctaggtaaaataagtgaaagcaatctccagaaactaattaaggtaattaaatgtccagacgctagcaaaaaataacaaatcacaccaggaaaattgaaaatatggctcaatcaaaggaacaaaccaatagttcaaatgaaatacaggagctgagacaactaattctgaatatacaaacagaaatggaaaacctcttcaaaaaccaaatcaatacattgagggaggacatgaagaaggcaaggaatgaacgaaaagaagaaatggaaagtctgaaaaaacaaatcacagaacttatggaaatgaaagatacagtagaagagatgaaaaaaacaatagaaacctacaatggtagatttcaagagacagaggttagaattagtgaactggaggatggaatatctgaaatccaaaaagaaacagaaactatagggaaaagaatgggaaaatttgaacaggggctcaggaaattgaatgataatatgaagcacacaaatatacgtgttgtgggtgtcccagaaggagaagagaagggaaaaggaggagaaaaactaatggaagaaattatcactgaaaatttcccaactcttatgaaagacctaaaattacagatccaagaagtacagcgcaccccaaagagaatagatccaaataggcattctccaagacacttattagttagaatgtcagaggtcaaagagaaagagaggatcttgaaagcagcaagagaaaaacaatccgtcacatacaagggaagcccaataagactatgtgtagatttctcagtagaaaccatggaggcaagaagacagtggatgatatatttaaattactaaaagagaaaaactgccaaccaagcagtctatatccagcaaaattgtccttcaaaaatgagggagaaattaaaacattctcagacaaaaagtcactgagaaaatttgtgaccaagagaccagctctgcaagaaatactaaagtgagcactagagtcagatacgaaaagacaaaagagagaagtgtggagaagagtgtagaaagaaggaaaattagatatgatatatataatacaaaatgcaaaatgatagaggaaagtattacccaaacagtaataacactaaatgttaatggactgaattccccaatcaaagacagagactggcagaatggattaaaaaacaggatccttctacatgctgactacaggaaacacatcttagacccaaagataaacataggttgaaagtgaaaggttgggaaaagatatttcatgcaaataacaaccagaaaagagcaggagtagctatactaatatgcaacaaagtagacttcaaatgtaaaacagttaaaagagacaaagaaggatactatctactaataaaaggaacaattaaacaagaagacataacaatcataaatatttatgcaccaaaccagaatgccccaaaatgcgtgagaaatacactgcaaatactgaaaagtgaaatagacacatcgaccataatagttggagatttcaattccccactctcatcaatggacagaacatctagacagaggatcaataaagaaacagagaacttgaatattacaataaatgactagacttaacagacatttataggacattacactccacaacagcaggatacacatttttctcaagtgttcatggatcattctcaaagatagaccatatgctgggtcacaaagcaagtctcaacaaattttaaaagattgaactCATACACAACActatctcagatcataaaggaatgaagttggaaatcaataataggtagagtgccagaaaattcacaaatacatggaggctcaacaacacactcttaaacaagcagttggtcaaggaagaaattacaagagaaattagtaaatatctcgaggaaaatgaaaatgaaaacacaacatatcaaaacctatgagatgcagcaaaggcagtgttaagagggaaatttattgccctaaatgcctatatcaaaaaaagaagaaagggccaaaattcgggaattaactgtccacttggaagaactggagaaagaacagcaaactaaccccaaagccagcaaaaggaaagaaataacaaagattagagcagaaattaatgaaactgagaacatgaaaacaattgagaaaatcaataagaccagaagttggttctacgaaaaatgaacaagattgatgggcccttagcaagattgacaaaaagaagaagagagaggatgcaaataaataagatcagaaatggaagaggagacataaccactgaactcacagaaataaaggaggtaataacagaacactatgaacaactttacactaataaatacaacaatttagatgaaatggacaggttcctggaaaggcatgaacaaccaactttgactcaaaaagaaatagatgacctcaacaaaccaatcacaaataaagaaattgaatcagtcattccaaagcttcctaaaaagaaaagtgcaggaccagatggcttcacatgtgaattctatcaaacattccagaaacaattactaccaaccctgctcaaactattcaaaaaaattgaagtggagggaaagctacctaatcattctacgaagccaacatcaccctcatactaaaaccagacaaagataatacaaaaaaagaaaaccacagaccaatctctctaatgaatatagatgcaaaaatcctcaacaaaattctagcaaatcaaatccagcaacacattaaaagaattatacatcatgaccaagtaggattcatcccaggtatgcaaggatggttcaacataagaaaatcaattaatgtaatacaccatatcaacaaatcaaagcagaaaaatcacatgatcatctcaattgatgcagagaaggcatctgacaagattcaacatcctttcctgttgaaaacacttcaaaggataggaatacaagggaacttccttaaaatgatagagggaatatatgaaaaactcacagctaatatcatcctcaatggggaaaaattgaaaactttccccctaagatcaggaacaagacacgaatgtccactatcatcactgttattcaacatcatgttggaagttctagccagagcaattagacaagaaaaagaaatacaagacatcaaaattggaaaggaagaagtaaaactatcactgtttgcagacgatatgatgctatacgttgaaaaccctgaaaaatccacagcaaaactactagagctaataaatgagtacagcaaagtagcaggttacaagatcaacattcaaaaatctgtagtgtttctatacactagcaatgaacaagctgagggggaaatcaagaaatgaattccatacAATtacagctaaaagaataaaatacctaggaataaatttaactaaagagacaaaagacctatacaaagaaaactacaagaaactgttaaaagaaatcacagaagacctaaatagatggaagggcataccatgttcatggattcgaagactaaacatagttaagatgtcaattctacctaaattgatttacagattcaacacaataccaatcaaaatcccgacaacttatttttcagaaatagaaaaaccaataagcaaatttatctggaagagcatggtgccccaaattgctaaaagtatcttgagggaaaaaaatgaagctggaggtctcacgctgcctgactttaaggcatattatgaagtcacagtggtcaaaacagcatggtactggcataaagatagatatatcgaccaatggaatcgaatagagtgctcagatatagaccctctcatctatggacatttgatctttgataaggcagtcaagccaactcacctgggacagaacagtctcttcaataaatggtgcctagagaactagatatccatatgcaaaaaaatgaaaaagaacccgtatctcacaccctatacaaaagttaactgaaaatggatccaagatctaaacattaggtctgagaccataaaacagttagaggaaaatgtcgggagatatcttacgaagtttataactggaggcagttttatgaaccttaagcctaaaacaagagcactgaagaaagaaagaaagaaagaaatgggagctcctcaaaattaaacacttttgtgcatcaaagaccttcattaagaaagtagaaagacagcttacacaatgggagacaatatttggaaatgacatatcagataaaggtctagtatccagaatttataaagatattcttcaactcaacaacaaaaagacagccaatccaattacaaaatgggaaaaagacttgaacagacacctatcagaagaggaaatacaaatggccaaaaggtacatgaagagatgctcaatgtccctggccattagagaaatgcaaatcaaaaccacaatgagatattgtctcacacccaccagaatggccattatcaacaaaacagtaaatgacaagtgctggagaggatgtggagaaagaggcaaacttatccactgttggtgggaatgtcaaatggtgcaaccactgtggaaggcagtttggcagttcctcaacaagctgaatatagaattgccatatgacccagcaataccattgctaggtatctactcagaggccttaagggcaaagacacaaaaggacatttgcacaccaatgtttatagcaacattatttacaattgcaaagagatggaaacagccaaaatgtccatcaacagatgagtggctaaacaaactgtggtatatacatacaatggaatattatgtggctctaagacagaataaacttatgaagcatgtaataacatggatggacctagagaacattatgctgagtgagactagccaaaaactacaggacaaatactgtatggtcccactgatatgaaccgacattagtgaataaacttggaatatgtcattggtaacagaggccatcaggagatagaaatagggtaagataatgggtaattggagctgaagggatatggactgtgcaacaggactggatacaaaaactcagaaatggacagcacaatactacctaattgtaatgtaattatgttaaaacattgaatgaagctgcatgggaggtatagtgtttttttctctctattatcattttatttctttttctgttgtctttttatttctttttataaattgatgcaaatgtactaagaaatgatgaatatacaactatgtgatg
This is a stretch of genomic DNA from Tamandua tetradactyla isolate mTamTet1 chromosome 4, mTamTet1.pri, whole genome shotgun sequence. It encodes these proteins:
- the LOC143680333 gene encoding olfactory receptor 4P4-like; translated protein: MLMQLISQNNVTEFVFLGLWEDKQTELLFCLLFMLSYLAVLMGNFIILLTITCSHLIEKPMYYFLCHLSLMDLSFTSTVVPRLIIDLAAEQKNISYSACMTQLFSVHLLAGVEIFILVSMAFDCYVAIVKPLHYTVIMNRQRCNTLIIVVWGLGLWHSIALLLMILSVPFCGPNQINHYMCDVKPLLKLVCKNIHVVNILAIVNSGIVLVVVFLVLVASYINILYNLRTHSSAGQREALPTCSSHIMVAVLFFVPCIYIYAPPTGSENKDMEISVSYSVISPMLNPVIYSLRNVEMKFAMWKEWSRMAHSELK